One region of Colius striatus isolate bColStr4 chromosome 26, bColStr4.1.hap1, whole genome shotgun sequence genomic DNA includes:
- the TGFBR3L gene encoding transforming growth factor-beta receptor type 3-like protein — MCDTVTEHEDVAQGHVTGMGHGDNVGTRHQDMTRTRWRHGDTGPSPMVAPRVTVAPGGVTWPRGQREATQRQSVGAGGCVGAMSPRVPTVAPRCRPRLRLDVSASPEFPPAPGPRAVPAGGRVFVQVRDTGTREGPGSPARVTLPGRPSRVSLCSRCSHNRGNPAPHLPACSRSPHPPVPARDPAPISPPVLVPISGDTSPCPPPKVSLSRAPPGLGFVLRRCFVSPRSSPGPPAPVSGPGPAPRPLVVLRGGCAARGAAGDAAGGAGGPRRRLLLSFLLPPRFPEPLQFLHCRLRLCRAGGSRRGHADGLPPCRAQPCARARGGASGAGPRPLPGPRPRGRSLRTVTRPIVVTLGPAGTPKPGAAAVPFPPPPPVLRFPPLSPRDRPRTPPADSAVPPGVVAAVSFGAFAVGAALAGGLWFVHRRTAAPRRPPAPRSSSAAPQPRGGQLRTISPKPPPRGSPSAAP; from the exons ATGTGTGACACGGTGACAGAGCACGAGGATGTGGCACAGGGACACGTCACGGGGATGGGACATGGGGACAACGTGGGGACGCGGCACCAGGACATGACAAGGACGAGGTGGAGACATGGTGACACGGGGCCGAGCCCCATGGTAGCCCCACGGGTGACAGTGGCCCCAGGAGGGGTGACGTGGCCACGGGGCCAGCGCGAGGCCACGCAGCGACAATCAgtcggggctgggggctgtgtgggggCCATGTCCCCCCGTGTCCCCACGGTGGCA CCGCGCTGCCGCCCCCGCCTCCGCCTGGACGTTTCCGCTTCTCCCGAGTTCCCGCCCGCCCCGGGGCCGCGCGCGGTGCCGGCCGGGGGACGAGTCTTCGTGCAGGTGCGGGACACGGGGACACGGGAGGGACCTGGATCCCCCGCACGGGTGACACTTCCCGGGCGCCCCTCCAGGGTCTCCCTGTGCTCCCGGTGCTCCCATAACCGCGGTAATCCAGCCCCGCACCTCCCCGCCTGCTCCCGCTCCCCTCATCCGCCCGTGCCCGCCCGTGACCCTGCCCCCATCAGCCCCCCGGTCCTTGTCCCGATCTCCGGTGACacctccccgtgtcccccccccaaggtctccctctcccgcGCCCCGCCCGGACTGGGTTTCGTTCTCCGCCGCTGCTTCGTCTCCCCGCGCTCCTCCCCGGGCCCCCCCGCTCCGGTTtcggggcccggcccggccccgcggccgctcGTGGTGCTGCGGGGGGGCTGCGCcgcgcggggggcggcgggggacGCGGCGGGAGGCGCGGGGGGGCCGCGGCGGAGgctgctcctctccttcctgctgccccCCCGGTTCCCGGAGCCGCTGCAGTTCCTGCATTGCCGCCTCCGGCTCTGCCGCGCCGGGGGGAGCCGCCGAGGCCACGCGGATGGGCTGCCGCCG TGTCGCGCGCAGCCGTGCGCGCGCGCGCGGGGCGGAGCCTCCGGAGCcgggccccgccccctccccgggcCCCGCCCCCGCGGCCGATCGCTCCGCACCGTCACTCGCCCCATCGTCGTGACCCTCGGCCCTGCGGGGACCCCCAAACCAG GTGCTGCCGCCGTGCCGTTCCCACCGCCCCCCCCCGTTCTGCGCTTCCCGCCCTTGTCCCCGCGGGATCGGCCGCGGACCCCCCCCGCGG ATTCCGCCGTGCCCCCCGGGGTCGTGGCCGCCGTGTCCTTCGGGGCCTTTGCGGTGGGGGCGGCGCTGGCGGGGGGGCTCTGGTTCGTGCACAGACGCACAG ctgccccccggcgccccccagccccccgcaGCTCCAGcgctgccccccagcccaggggggGACAG cTCAGGACCATCAGCCCAAAGCCGCCTCCACGCGGGAGCCCCtcagcagcaccctga